A region from the Acyrthosiphon pisum isolate AL4f chromosome A1, pea_aphid_22Mar2018_4r6ur, whole genome shotgun sequence genome encodes:
- the LOC100158702 gene encoding uncharacterized protein LOC100158702, with the protein MAEKVDETIADMTAAGAFGPDNRLVSFELEGLHTGLDQFASCVLYGLATVDDRDGRRHDHRLVFKFKHPTLEKREFYNNDRQFHNEKLFYERIAPFLLASRGSQRNGDSTATPTLCRYFYGRNDCDEQAHRDVIVLENESVRGYRTAVTSHRLSLDFDHLIVALRTLAKFHGLSYRAKHEDSLKFKEIIADVKETQWSKDGEWYFHPSVLQGLFSVALDRLKERHVADGSCGDNEVEWISRFQTELLTDAMQSLRRIVASVGPMSVLCHGDFNRNNLLFRYDDGGRPVDALAYDMATMRYGSPVLDLSFFLYMNADRQTRDDHWDALLDVYCSTLAADAGDVPVPGRDQLDAEIREYGFYGLVHVSYFAGIMLEETTQVDCSEYFDADEFKMLNLLLRNGGEPAREWFADAVQHFIRCKYAGSPAYSTVANEDCLPNEI; encoded by the exons ATGGCGGAGAAGGTGGACGAAACTATAGCGGATATGACCGCGGCCGGAGCGTTTGGGCCGGACAACCGGCTTGTTTCGTTCGAACTGGAGGGTCTGCACACCGGACTGGATCAGTTCGCGTCGTGCGTCCTGTACGGCTTGGCCACCGTCGACGACCGTGACGGCCGACGCCACGATCATCGGCTTGTGTTCAAGTTCAAGCACCCGACACTCGAAAAGCGGGAATTTTACAATAACGACAGGCAGTTCCACAATGAGAAGCTGTTCTACGAACGTATCGCTCCGTTCTTGTTGGCCAGCCGCGGCTCGCAGCGCAACGGTGACAGTACCGCGACACCCACGCTCTGCCGTTACTTTTACGGGCGCAATGATTGCGACGAACAGGCGCACCGAGACGTGATCGTCTTGGAAAACGAATCCGTCCGTGGATATCGGACGGCGGTGACTAGCCACAGGTTGTCTTTAGATTTTGACCATCTGATCGTTGCACTCCGGACTTTGGCAAA ATTTCACGGGCTTTCCTACAGGGCAAAGCACGAGGACTCGTTGAAGTTCAAGGAGATAATTGCTGATGTGAAAGAGACTCAATGGTCCAAAGACGGTGAATGGTATTTCCATCCCAGTGTACTCCAAGGATTGTTTTCGGTGGCCTTGGACAGGCTAAAAGAACGTCACGTTGCGGATGGTAGCTGCGGTGACAACGAAGTGGAGTGGATTAGCCGGTTCCAGACGGAACTGTTGACTGATGCTATGCAATCGTTGAGACGCATAGTCGCTTCCGTCGGACCAATGTCCGTCCTGTGCCACGGCGACTTCAACCGGAACAATCTGCTGTTCCGGTACGACGACGGTGGCCGTCCGGTGGACGCGCTGGCGTACGACATGGCCACCATGCGCTACGGGTCACCGGTCCTAGACCTGTCGTTCTTCCTGTACATGAACGCGGATCGCCAGACTCGGGACGATCACTGGGACGCGTTGCTGGACGTGTACTGCTCTACGCTGGCCGCGGATGCGGGTGACGTCCCGGTGCCGGGCCGCGATCAGCTGGACGCCGAAATACGCGAATACGGGTTCTACGGTCTGGTGCACGTGTCGTACTTCGCAGGTATAATGTTGGAGGAAACCACTCAGGTGGATTGCAGTGAGTACTTTGATGCCGATGAATTCAAGATGTTGAATTTGTTACTCAGAAATGGCGGTGAACCGGCCAGAGAATGGTTCGCCGACGCCGTTCAACACTTTATCCGCTGCAAGTACGCCGGGTCACCCGCTTACAGCACCGTCGCCAATGAAGATTGCTTGCCGaacgaaatataa